A region of Lycium barbarum isolate Lr01 chromosome 3, ASM1917538v2, whole genome shotgun sequence DNA encodes the following proteins:
- the LOC132633102 gene encoding probable polygalacturonase, protein MTDSFRLQHRKLEYKRLIPSFLLSHHTLLTLLWTIGFILIVAWQRTAVERLLIYRGSVTIPRPIPNLRPLVFNLSDFGAVGDGVTVNTKAFERAILEIKKRGGGQLNVEPGYWLTAPFNLTSHMTLFLAENAVILGIDDESYWPLLPPLPSYGYGRERRGPRYGSLIHGQNLKDVVITGHNGTINGQGRSWWEKYRKKLLNHTRGPLLQLMWSRDIHISDVTFRDSPFWTLHPYDCQNVVIRNVTILAPLTDAPNTDGIDPDSCVDMVIEDSYISVGDDGVAIKSGWDQYGIAYSRPSSNITIRNLIVRSMISAGVSIGSEMSGGVSNIIVENLLVWNSKRGIRIKTSPGRGGHIRHVIYHNLTLQNVRVGIVIKTDYNEHPDEGYDPKALPVIEDISFTGIRGQGVRIPARIYGSPEIPVQNVTFQDMSVGITYKKKRIFQCSFVQGRVIGKIFPAPCENLDWYDDGGKLLRRSTTKNAKDLDYDR, encoded by the exons ATGACAGATTCCTTCAGACTCCAACACCGGAAACTTGAATACAAGCGTTTAATTCCATCATTTCTATTATCTCATCACACACTTCTTACTCTTCTCTGGACCATTGGATTTATTCTAATCGTCGCTTGGCAAAGAACTGCAGTTGAACGCCTTCTTATATATCGAGGTTCGGTAACGATTCCGAGGCCAATCCCGAACCTACGGCCTCTAGTATTCAATCTCTCTGATTTCGGAGCTGTTGGTGATGGCGTTACCGTAAATACGAAGGCATTTGAGAGGGCAATTTTGGAAATTAAGAAGCGAGGTGGAGGCCAGCTTAATGTTGAGCCTGGTTATTGGCTTACGGCGCCGTTTAATCTTACAAGTCATATGACGTTATTTCTTGCTGAAAATGCTGTTATTCTTGGGATTGAT GATGAGAGCTATTGGCCACTACTGCCTCCTTTGCCGTCATATGGATATGGAAGAGAACGCCGTGGCCCGCGTTATGGAAGTTTAATCCATGGGCAAAATCTTAAGGATGTTGTCATAACAG GGCATAATGGCACCATTAACGGACAAGGCAGATCATGGTGGGAGAAATACCGCAAAAAACTTTTGAATCACACAAGGGGCCCACTTCTTCAACTCATGTGGTCAAGAGACATTCACATTTCTGATGTTACATTTCGTGATTCTCCGTTCTGGACTCTTCACCCTTACGACTGCCAAAATGTTGTTATAAGAAATGTAACGATTCTGGCTCCATTGACTGACGCTCCAAACACTGATGGAATAGACCCTG ATTCATGTGTGGATATGGTGATAGAGGATAGTTATATAAGCGTGGGGGATGATGGAGTAGCAATCAAGAGTGGCTGGGATCAGTATGGAATTGCATATTCCCGGCCGTCTTCCAATATCACTATCCGTAACCTCATAGTGCGCTCAATGATTAG TGCTGGAGTATCAATTGGAAGTGAAATGTCTGGTGGAGTGTCAAATATCATAGTGGAGAATCTCCTTGTATGGAACTCAAAAAGAGGAATAAGAATTAAGACTAGCCCTGGCAGGGGTGGTCATATTCGACATGTTATCTACCACAACCTGACCCTACAGAATGTTCGTGTAGGCATTGTAATTAAGACCGACTACAATGAGCATCCTGATGAAGGCTATGATCCAAAAGCTCTTCCAGTTATTGAGGATATAAGCTTTACTGGTATTCGTGGGCAAGGAGTTCGAATACCAGCACGTATTTACGGGAGCCCTGAGATTCCTGTTCAGAATGTAACTTTTCAGGACATGTCCGTAGGAATAACATACAAGAAGAAACGTATCTTCCAGTGTTCTTTTGTTCAAGGACGAGTTATTGGAAAAATCTTCCCTGCTCCTTGTGAGAACCTTGATTGGTATGATGATGGAGGAAAACTACTTAGGCGATCAACAACAAAGAATGCCAAGGACTTGGATTATGATCGTTGA
- the LOC132633103 gene encoding uncharacterized protein LOC132633103: MALDSIITSPHRRSQTQTAFSTIDQKKSQCSRGNELGSCSTVLQRHRFLLTALGLLAFLCTIYLYFAVTLGAAGDSCSGLTGTQKAACFVEHGKAHMGKGKLKFF, encoded by the coding sequence ATGGCTCTTGACAGCATAATAACTTCTCCTCATAGGAGGTCACAAACACAGACAGCATTTTCAACTATTGATCAAAAGAAGAGTCAATGCTCCCGTGGTAATGAGCTTGGGAGCTGTTCAACAGTACTTCAGCGCCACCGGTTCCTTCTAACTGCGCTTGGCCTCCTAGCTTTTCTCTGCACTATCTATCTTTACTTTGCAGTCACTCTAGGGGCTGCTGGTGACTCGTGTTCTGGCTTGACAGGGACTCAAAAAGCAGCATGTTTTGTGGAGCATGGGAAAGCACACatgggcaaaggaaaacttaagTTCTTTTAG